The region ATCCTTTTTCAATGACCAGGATGAAATAGAAACTATGCCGGTGCAAGGGCTGAACCATATCTTCTCCAGCCAGTAGTTCCTCCAACCTGCGGACAATAATAGGGCCTAAGTCCGCTGAATTACTTGTATCGGTGTGTCCTTGTCGTACCGGTATCGTATCCATGATGAAAAAACAGATGACACTTGTAAAGATACTTTATTCACTATTGGTTAAACAGCGACTCGATTTAGCACTTAGCCCATATTAATCGTTTACGAAGAATCTCCAATTCTAGCGAGCTAACGCATTCTCGCAAAAGGCTCCTGCCTGAGACGTGTGTATTTCGGAGTAAACTGACCCACCTGTTTCGGATGTAGTTGACCCACCCATTTCGGGCCAAACTGACCCACCCCGCCCGCTGAGCAGGAGCCGCCTAATCACCGTAGTTTCGGAACAAATTGACCCTCCGAACCTATGGCCAACCAGCGTCTTCCTATGCACCTACTCCGTCAGATTCTGCTTCTCCAGCAGCAACATAAGTCTATCCGGGATATTGCCCGTTCGCTAGGCCTGGCTCGCAATACCGTCCGGGGCTACCTGCGCATGCTTCCCGATCCGGCAACGCTTTCCCTCCCGCAACTCTCCGACCAACAGTTGGATGAGCTGGTACAAAGTCGTCCGCCTGCGCCCTCACCCGACGCCCCCCTAACTATTCTTCAACAACGATTCGCTCAGATTGACCGCGAACTGACCCGACCCGGCGTTACCCGGTATAGTCTTTGGCTGGATTACAAAGCCGAACATCCCAACGGCTATCAGTATACGCAGTTCTGCCACTATTATCAGCTTTGGAGCCAGCGGCAGCAGACCAGCATGCACATTGAGCACAAAGCGGGCGACAAACTCTTCGTCGACTTTGCGGGCAAGCGGCTCTCGCTGGTCGACCAGACAACAGGGGAGGTTAGGCCGGTCGAGTTCTTCGTGGCCGTGCTGGGTTGCAGTCAGCTCACTTACGCCCAGGTAGTGGCTACTCAGCGCAAGGAGGACTTCATCACCGCCCTGCAAAACGCCCTGCATTACTTCGGGGGCGTACCAGCGGCCATCGTGCCCGATAACCTCAAAGCGGCTGTGATTCGCTCGGATCGCTATGAACCCCAGATCAATGAGACGCTGGCTGACTTTGCGCTCCATTATCAAACGACGATCCTGCCGGCCCGGAGCGGTAAGCCCCGCGACAAAGCTCTGGTCGAAGGAGCCGTCAACATCCTCTATCGACGCATCTACGCTCCCCTGCGCAATGAGGTCTTTCATCGACTTGACGATCTCAATGCGGCTATCCGCCCCTTACTCGACGCCCACAACCAAATGCGCTTTCAGAACCGGGGCCATAGTCGGCAGTCGCAGTTCGAGGAGCGGGAGCGAATGCACTTGATGGGGTTGCCCAACACGGCTTATCTCATCAAACACTATGCGGGGAGCCGGGTTCAGAAAAACGGCCATGTACTGCTGTCAGAAGACAAGCATTATTACAGCGTACCCTATCGCTACATCGGCCAGTGGGTACGGCTGATCTACACGGCGTCAAGCGTTGAAGTCTACTGCCAGCACCAGCGTATTGCGACTCACCAGCGATTACAGGGACAGTACCATTACTCGACACTCAAAGAGCATTTGCCCCCAGCCCATCAGTGGATCAGTGACTGGAGCCCGGAGACGTTCGTCCGTCGGGCCGACCGCATTGGCCCCCAAACCCGGCAGGCCGTCGAAGCCATCCTAACGAGCCGGGCGCATCCCGAACAGGCTTATAAGTCGTGCCAGGGTGTACTAAGTCTGGAAAAGAAAGTGGGTAGAGAACGTCTGGAGCGGGCCTGCCAACGGGCGTTGTGCTACCAGAGCGTGAGCTACAAAGTCATCCGATCCATCATCGAACGCGGGCTGGATACGCTCTCCGATGCCAGTCCTGTCAGCTCAGTACCCAGCCATGAAAACATCCGGGGCGCATCAGCCTACCAGTAAAGCCGAGCCAATCAACACACGTACCAACTACAAAAGGGAATAAAAAGTATGAATAACCAAGCGACACTTGACCGACTACGGGACCTTAAACTGGTGGGCATGTATCAGGCCTTCGAGACCCTGCTTCGCCTACCCCTTCACCAGCAACCGCCTGCCGACGAACTGCTGGCCCAGCTTACTGAAGCTGAACATGAGTACCGTCAACACCGACGCACCCAGATGGCCATCCGGGCGGCCCGCTTTCGCTATCAGGCCTCGCTGGAAGAGTTGCACTACGGCCCTGGCCGCAACCTGGATAAGACGCTGGTGCTTCGTTTGGCCGACTGCCGCTTCATCGATCGAGCCGAGAATATCTTCCTGACGGGATCAACTGGCTGCGGCAAAAGTTACGTGGCTTCGGCCCTGGGCTATCAGGCCTGTCAGCTGGGGTATCGGGTGGGTTATCACAATCTGATCCGGCTCATACAGCGACTGCAACTGGCTAAAGCCGACGGCTCCTACCAGCGGGAGATGAGTCGTCTGGAGCGGCAACACCTGCTCATTCTGGATGACTGGGGCTTACAACCCCTTGATCAGAATGGCCGATTGGCCCTGTTACAGATCATGGAGGACCGGCATGGCAAGGCCGCTACGATCATCACCTCGCAACTGCCGGTGAGTAAATGGCACGAATACATCGACGATCCTACCTTGGCCGATGCCATCCTGGACCGGCTAACTCACAAGGCTCATCGGATGGAGTTGAAGGGTGAATCGATGCGACGCAAGCAAAGTCTTGCGGCTGAGAAATAAAGTGTACTAACTTTGAGCGGTTCCTACCCACAGGCGGGGTGGGTCAGTTTGCTCCGAAACGCCTGGGTCACTTTGTCCGGAATACATATGAGACGAAGGAGCATTTTCTTATCTGCTTCTGAAATGGGGCATTTTAGTAGACGTATTTTTTAATACTTGTCCAACAACATTATCCGTCCTATGCGACTGTTACATATTGATTAAATAGGGGCGTAGGGATAGGCCAAACAGGACGAGTTTGTTTCGGTAAATCCCAGTTCGCGGTTAACACTTATATAACGAATAAAAAAGATGGACCACTTTATCGTCTATTTTACCCATACTACTTTTACCATATTTAAATATTTACGTATCATTGTTATGCGTAAATAAAATGTATATGAGTATATCATTCTGGAAACACTATCCACAGTTAGATCAGGATGGGAGGATGCTGGCCCAGGCAACAATAGCCTATCAACAACGATTTCAGTTCGACTTCGTTAAATTAACCCCGGCAGGTACCTGGCTGGCCGTTTGTTACGGGGCGGTTGATGCTTGTCAAGGAGATCATCTGGGACGGCGGACCATTATTAAGCCCTGCGTAAACAATTGGCAGGATTGGCAACAACTGCCCTTGTTTGGCCATCCCTACTTCCCTCAGATGTTAACTCAACAACTTATCGCTTCCCGAATGGTCAGTCAGGCTATGGAGGAGGTTGACGTTTGTGCTACTGTATTCAGCCCCCTTTCTCAGGCCATCCAGATTGCGGGCCTTGATACGTTTATAAAACAGCTGGAGAAGTACCCGGAGGAAGTTGAAAAAGGCTTGACCCGAATTACCCGTAATACCAACTTTGTGCTTGATGAGTTAGCCGAATCAGGCATCAAACGCTTGTTTTACGTAATGCAACATACTCAGGAACATGTATTTCCAGCTACTCAGTACCACCAAATTGCGGCTCGTCATGACCTTGCCTGCCTAGGTTATTCTGCTTCTATTTTTAAGGATACCCTCGTTCATCTGCATGGCGAAAACGTATATTGGGGCTTATCATCGTCCATACGTGGGGTTCGAATTCATTATGGTATCCACCCGACCAATCCGGCACCGGTTGGCCTGGCCCAACAAGCTCAGCTACCGGTTGTAGCCGGCATTCCCGTCAGCGAATTAACGCGGATTACGTCTAAACAGCAAGCCCAACAATTACTGGAGCTACATTTCACTGATACAGCCGAACCGCTTTTGACGGGTAATTGTGTTTTGCCCCTTAACTTTTCGGATCAGCAAACGGACTTCTGGATACAATCCTTTTCACAGCTACTTAATTAATGCTACCGGTCCCCGCTTTAGATTACCAGGGCCCTACAACCCTTCCCTATACACCCTTGCCTGAGGACTACCTTACGCTCCCTTTATTTACTCTTTTTATTCGGCAGGTTCGCCAGCGACCCGATAAGCTAGCCATCTGGGATGGCGTTGCTGGTTATACTTACCATCAGCTTGGCCAGTATAGTGGTCGAATTGCCCAGACCCTGGGTCAATTGAAGCATAGGCAACAGCAGCCAATTGGCATATGGCTTGAAAACGACCGGCAGTTTATTGCCGTGATGCTGGCCGCTCTGGCCGTGGGCAGGCCTTACGTGGCTTTCGATGTTACCATGCCGTTAGCTTATAACTTAGCGTTAGCCAAACAAGCTAACATTGGCGATATGATCAGTATTGCAGCGCACAAAGCCGATCTACAAACGCTTGAGGCTCCGGTGCTTTATCTGGACATATTGCCAGAAGGGGGGAGTAGTTCCTGTTTCCAACCCACGGCGACAGGCGATAGCTTGGCCTATATAATTTATACATCAGGCACAACGGGAACGCCAAAGGGGGTGTATCAGAACCAGCGCAACCTGCTCCATGACGTCAGTCAATATATTGATTCCATTCATCTGTCGGCGCACGACCGACTTTCACTTTTGTACTCCCCCACAGTGAATGGTGCCCTGCGTGATATCTTTGGCACTTTGCTCACGGGGGCTACCCTGTACATCCGCAACCTACGCCATCATGGCTTAGCCTCACTGGCCGCCTTTATCACTACCTATCAGCTCACTATTTATCATTCAGTACCCTCTATTTTTAGAGCCTTTTTACTCACCGCCGGCTCCCAGACATTTCCCTCCGTCCGGTTAGTATATCTGGCCGGTGATCGGATCGTAAATCAGGATGTGGAGAGCTATAAACGGCATTTCCTCCCCCACGCTTTTCTTTATATCGGGATCGGTTCGACGGAAAACGCAACCATTTATCGGCAGTGGTTTGTTACGCATACTACCCGGATCGGCGATGAGCCACTACCTGTTGGCTATGCAGTTGCTGATCGAAGGATGTACCTGCAGTCGACGGATGGCTCGCCAACGCCCTTGGGTGAGACAGGCGAAATCGTCGTTGAAAGCGCTTTTATGGCGTTGGGATATTGGCAGAATCCGGCATTGACTCAAGCCACATTTACCCAAACCGAAAGTGGCCGCCAGTTCCGGACCGGCGACTTAGGTCGTATACGCCCGGATGGATTACTAGAATTTATTGGCCGAAAAGACCGACAAATCAAAGTAGCCGGGCATCGGATCGAACTAGCAGCGGTCGAAGCGGTCATTCGTCAGATCCCATGGGTACAAGATACCGTGGTTATTGGTCGGCCAGTCGCCAGCGAGTACGTATTAGTGGCTTACCTGGTGAGTAGAACCCCATCACCGGCAATGGATCAAGCGGCCCTGCTGGAGTACTGCCGGGCGCGGTTACCCGTTTATATGGTCCCTAAGCACTGGGAATCTATTGCTGAAATTCCCCTGCTGGCCAACTTCAAAGTGGATTTATCGGCCCTGCGGCGGCTGGATGCACAACGCACCCTTCAAGTAAACGCATCGTCGAGTGTGACTCCCGCGAATGGTTCTGCCATGACTACGGCCGGGATAAAACGGGTGTTGAAGGAAGCTTGGTGTGCCACCGGAGCAGGCTTACCAACCGCTTACGAGCGAAATGAAAGCTGGCGCAGTGGAGGCGGTTCTTCTCTGGACGCCGTTGCTTTCCTGCTTAAGCTGGAGGCAGCACTAAACGTGCAGATCCCGTCCGAGTGGATACATAGTCAGATGATTCCTTTGGCTCTTGAAAAGCAGTTGCTGAAGCGGGTTGGCCTTATGCCGGAACCTTTAGTTTCTTCAGTTTCTCGTCCCGTTATTTATTTTTTCTCGGCATTCGACGGTTTAGGGCCCGGCTCAGTTGAGCTGCTACGTGATTTGCAAACCTGGGGGGAGGTTAACCTGATCAGCTACCCAGATGTAACGGCTCTACGTTTCTTCGACATTGATTTTGAATCATATATAGCTACCCTCATGATCCAGATCGCCAGCTTGCCTCCAGCTCAGGTAATAATTGGGGTTTGTAGTGGAACCTATCCTGCTCATGAGGTGGCCCGTCGATTGTATCAACCCAGTGGTACTTCACCGGCTTTAGTATTGGTAGACTACTTTGCCCCCGGGCAGCAACCCATTACCAAGTTTGCCACCCAAGGCTTGGTCGGCTTATGGCGATCCATCCGAAGTAAAAGCCCCTACCAACTACTCCAAGCATTTAGTCGGCGATTTTTACCAAACCGGGTTTATCGTCAGTTGAAACAGTATCATCAGCAGGATCCCCGTCGGGCCTATAAAGTACTGGAACGGACGGTACGTCTGGCTTTTCTACCTCAACAGGTTTATTTATTACGCATGAGTGAAAATCATTTGGATGCAGATTTAGGATGGGAAGGCTATTGCGGAGCTCTGATTATAAAGTCATTTTCGTTCAGCCACAGGGGCATGTTAAGAGATGCCAACCACCGAAGAATTCTTGTCGACTCGCTACGCCATATCGAATCAGAACATCAAGTTTCAGTGAGGTAGAGTCTGCGTTACGATCCGCTTAAACAGGCCAATGCTTAACGAAGCAAGGCATGTTGATCGTCCGTTAGAAGTGGATTACGGTTCAGGGCCTGTAGCCAACTGCGTCAATAGGCGACTTCTACCCGTCTAAGCAGGTGCCCTAAACTGGTTCTTCTAACTCGTTGAATCCCATTTGTGGCTCAGCCCAGGAAGTAAGTTGTAGCTAACATAAACTAGCAACAGTTAATTAGTAATGAAATCACGGGAATCTAGACTTTCTGATAGCGGACTAAAACAGGCTATTAGAAAGTCTAGATTACCCGTGATCAGCTGCTCACAAATTGTTTTCTGAATGGCCATATTTTAGTCATCGTTAGAAATTACATAGTAACTACTGGTGCATTACTTGTCTTATAAATTGCTCCTCAGAGTGAAATGGAGGAGCTTGTTTTATGTTGTAACTGCTTCTTTGGGTGCGTTCTCTGAAACGGACCCTTTTTCCAGTTTACCAAATCAATCCCTAAAACGGCTCAGACTTTTACTAATTACAATACTCACTAATCACCTTATATGCCGGGGTGTAACCTAGCTCACCGGCTTTGGACAGATCCAGGCAGCCGCCGTTTTCGTCGCCCAGACTATGCTTGATGAGCCCGCGTACATAGAATACTTCAGCATAGCCGGGCTTTAGTTTGATCGCGCTGTTGCAATCGGTGAGGGCGCCCTTCTGGTCACCCTGGGCCGACTTGATTAGGCCCAGGGTGAAATACGCTTCGGCATAAGCCGGATTGAGTTCAATGGCCTTAGTAAGGTCTATAATGGCCGCTTTTGAGTCACCCTGCCTGTGTTTACTGACGCCCCGGCTGAAGTAGGCTTCGGCGCGTTCGCTGCCTAACTCGTTAATTTTGTCACGTTCCTGAACGACGTTCCGCAGGTTATCGAGGATAGCATGGCTTATCCGGCCGTTGTAAACCACTTTTGTCTCGACATAAACATTGTTTACCTCAATAGCCTGGTTGAAATCCTGAACGGCCCCTTTTTGATCGCCAAGTTTGCTACGGCAAAAACCCCGCCCATAATAGGCCCGGTAATGATCCGGCTTTAACGCCAGCGCCCGCTCATAATCAGGCAGTGCACCTTTATAATCGTCGAGCTTTCCTTTTGCATAACCCCGATGGAAATAGGATTCGCTGTCTTGCGGGCTTAACTCGATCGCTTTGTTAAGGTCGGTAATGGCACCAGTAAAGTCATTCAGTTCAACTTTCGATGTGCCCCGGCCTGCATAGGCTTGTGCCCGCTTTGGGCTAATCTCAATAACTTTCGTAAAATCAAGTATACTTCCGGCGAAGTCGTTCAATTTCTGTTTAGTGACCGCACGAGCGTAATAGGCATAGGCATTGACCGGCTCCAGTTCGATGGCTTTTGAGAAGTCGGTCAGAGCCCCCTGGTATTGGTCAAGGCGGCTCCGGCTAATTCCCCGGTTATAATAGGCCTGGGGGGCGTCTGGGTTAAGTTCAATGGAACGGCCGAAGTCGAGTATAGCACCACGATGGTCCTCCTGCCGACTTTTGCTAACGCCCCGACTGAGGTAAGCCAGGGCGTCTTTACTGTTGAGTTCGATTGCCTTGTCGTAATCGAGAATGGCGCCCCGGTGATCTTTTAAAGTAGCTTTGGCTAACCCCCGGTTGTAATAGCTGGGCGCATTTTCGGGGTTCATGGTAATGGCCATACTGAAGGCCTGGAGAGCACCGGTAAAATCACTTGATTTACTGCGGTTAACTCCACTTTCAAAGAACTCAACCGCAGTCTGTTGAGCAGTAACGGTCATAGAAAGACTGCTTCCCACAAATAGGCAAGCAATCGGCAATAAATGTCGCTTCATTTGTTCAATAAAAGTTATGGTGAGTTTTTTACTTCATGAGCAGTACCACTTTCTGGAGAAAGTATGCTATACGGCCCCTGGTCTCTGTTTAGTTTAGTCCTTTTTTAGTAGGTATAAGAGTAGTGTACAAGCACAGCCAAGTAGGTATCAAAGCGAAACTACGTGCGACTACTTTCCTTTCTGTAGCCATGTGATGGGTAAGCTGTTTCCGGTAATAGCTTATTATTAGCGATAAATGGTGTTATTGTTTGCTTGTCATAGCTATATATAACTATTCACAACACATTTAGGAAATAAATAATAATCATGCATAATATTGGCTTGTCAATGTTCATTTTCGGTAATATATAAACGACGTATAGGATAGAGGAAAACAGAATCTTCCCTATAGTCCCATAAAGACGCCGTTGGCCTTAATGCCGCAGTAACCCGGCAAACAATCCGTTGGGTGGGTATCCCTACCCTGATCAGGGGGTGACACAGAGAACTTGACAATGCTGGCTAGCCGGTTCAAGCCAACCCTGTGGGTGGGTTCCGATCTGTTCATCCGCTTAGCTGGCGGCTATCCGTATGCTGCGAACCGAAGTTGACAATTATTAAAATTACCATTTCTTCGAACCCTCTTTTCGTAAGTTCATCGCTTGTGGAGAGGATTCACGTACTTAGCATACATACACTCCGATCTTAATCGCTTTAAGCCAGATTGGGGCTTTTGGTTACCGATAACATCCTCGATATTACTGGTAATGAAAAGCCCCAATGGCCTACACATCCCTAAACAGCACTGCCTACTCTTTACGCCTATAAACGCACAAAATTTAATTGATTTCGATTTTCTAGTAAGTTACGGTATGTCAAAGGTAGGAGACGGAATACCTGGAGTGAATGATCAAAATCATACCTTGTCGAGAATCATATCATATCCTGGGTACATACGACCTACTCGTATCAAATAATGCCTTAAAAATAGATAGGCCTCTGGTAGACCATATGGGGGCTTATAGCTATCAGACGGATCAGTGCATAACCATCCCATTGGCTAACCGTCCTCACGCTACGAGTGGATTGAGCGGATGAACTTAGAAGCTATTAAGCTAATGTTAATATGAATACATATTCGGATTAATTGAAGTTACCCCTAAGTAACCACCGTCCATCAAGCATTCCATGTTCACCCAGGAAGTTCATCAGAAGAAAAGGATACCTGAAGAGGGCAATGACGACTAGTACCTCCCCCATGTAAGGCTGGCCCGTTTCGCAAACGGCCACGTACCGGCTAAAAGGGCCGTTGATACCCGTAGCAGGATAGATTTCCCAGAGGGTGCGGCCCAACAGCTCCTGGCGGGTATACCCGCTCATGCGCAGGCCCGCTTCATTGATCATGACAAGCCGAAAGTCGGAAATAACCGCTGACATCTTCTCTCGAATGGCCTCGAAGAAGGTAATCCCGTTGATGGATACCTCAAAGGCCTGTTGCAGGACTAGTTCCCGGCGAGCGGCCTGGGCATCGGCTTTCAGTTGGGTGATGTTATCGTAGGAAACGACTATGCTGTCTTCCATCAGCCGCACCACTGACACGTCAAACTAGTCGGTGGTGGTTTGTGCCGCCAGCTGGTATTGATACTCAAATCGGGCCGACTCGCCGGTTTGGATGATTTGGCAATAGTGATCGAAGAGCGTGGCTTTGACCTTAACCGGATAGAGCCAACTACATAATTGGCCCACCAGGTCGGTGGCGGGTTTATTAAAATCTCGCTGGGCAACGGCATTGAGTATGGTTAGCCGCAGGTCGGTGATGAGGCCACCGGTGCGGATAGCCTGATAAACCAATACCCCGTTTTGGGTTGCCCTAAGCACGCTGGCTAGCAGGGCCTGAGCGGATTGATTAGTCGTCGACATGTTCCTGATTCCTGTTGAGTGAGTTGATCGTCAAACCGGCCCATAGGCGTCTATAAGTACGAAAATGTCAATACTAGGTAAGGTGGTTTCCGCAAAAACATTGGTTATCAATGGGTAATGCTGGTAGATGAGTGGGAAAAATCAAGTAGGGTCCGGTAACCTGATCGTTTGTCAGGCGAGTCGTCAGTGGTGAGCGGACCGATCGCCAATCGGGTTGTTTTTTCTAGTTGCTAAGCGTGTTATAGAAATCATCCAAAGATTATGACAAGTAGGACCATTCTTATGAAATGCTGATTTATAAATATCTATTGATCTCGAACGGTCGTATTTAGCTCCATCAAAAGCACAAGCTCTAGCCATTCATAAACAGTAGGTAGGTCTTGTACTTTTTGTCGAATCATTTAAGTTAGTTCCTTGAAGAGGGTGGTCCACTGGTAGCAGTGACCGCGTATCGCAGAATTTCGTTGATCTGCTCGGCTCCCAAGTTCGCCGACTTTATATCTACCTCAACCCCTTCTGTGGGGTGCTGCTTCAATGTAATACTGATCCAAGCGTCAGCTTCGATCAGTAGCTTAACGGTATTTTGTAGGTGCTGATCGGGGTGTGCCTGGCCTTCGATGAAAAACACTGGTTTGATTGGTTCCATTACTTTTTGATTTATTAAGTGCAAACTACTCCACAGTCAATAGTTTGTATTGTCTATTAAGTTATAGGCGATGGACAGTCGTTGATAAATAGTAAAATAAGCCCTGTCTGATAAAACACAACCATTTAAAGATGACTTACCATACTCAATATGAGAAATATTTTCCCAAATGCGTGGATATCGACCTAAACTACCTGATATACTGAATTATAGTCAAGTTACTGGTTTGCGACAAGATGAAGAAAACCCGTGACAATATGATTTATAGAAAATATAGCTATAACTCTTATTTGTACTAATTTTGAGTTATAGAATCTAAGCTTATAACTCATGAAATGGATTTGGCAATTGCCAAACTGGCCACTGTTCACATTTGATATAACAAAGTTTACTCACTACGAGAGAGAATTCCATCGAAATGTTGGGGTGATCATAGGGTCGTTAGCGGCCATTTCTGACGCAGATATTGACGAGTTACGGGTTACTTTATTAAGTAATGAAGCGTTTGATACCTCAAAAATTGAAGGGGAGATTTTAGACCGTGACTCTGTTCAGTCATCGATCCGCAAACAATTAGGCTTACAAACGGATGGGAGAAGGGCGGGACCAAAAGAAACAGGTGTTGCTCAAATGATGGTAGACGTAGTTCGAAGTTATCGTGACCCACTTGTCCAGGAACGCCTATTCTTGTGGCATAAAATGATCATGAATGGCAGAATCGACCTGGAAAGGATTGGGGGCTATCGGACTCATGCAGACCCGATGCAAATCGTATCAGGCCGCTTAGATATGCCAAAAGTATATTATGAGGCTCCTCCATCTGATCGTGTGGAAAGGGAAATGAATCAATTCATCGATTGGTTCAATCGAGCTGCTGAAGCGCAAATGCCAACGGTTGTTCATGCTGGTATGGCCCATTTATATTTTGAATTGATTCATCCTTTTGAGGACGGCAATGGGCGAATAGGTCGTATCATTGCCGAAAAGGCATTAGCCATCGGTGCCAGACAATCATTGATCACCTCTTTATCTAGTACGATCGAGCGAGACAAAAAAGCCTACTATCAGGCGTTAGAGCGGGCCAATACCTCTTTGGACATCACAGAATGGCTCATCTATTTTTCCGAAAAGATTCTGGAAGCCCAAGTTTATGTTCAACGAATGATCGCCTTTATTGTCTATAAAGCTCGGTATTTCGAAACCTTCAGTGGCCAGCTAAATGATCGCCAGATCAAAGTAGCGTTACGTTTGTTTCAGGAAGGGTTAGAGGGCTTCAGGGGAGGCTTAAGTGCAGAAAACTACATTCGGATCGCAAAAACGTCAAGAGCTACGACTACCCGGGATTTGGCCGAGATGGTTGAACTAGGCGCCCTGAAAAGGCATGGGAAGCTACGACACACGCGTTATTATCTTCCGTTACAGGAAGTAGCTGAAAAAGAATCTTAATTTGAGTTGGTTGGTAGACCAGCACCATTCAGAGTGAGTACAGCAACCAATGTAATCACTACCCTTGCTGTGATCGTTGTTTCAATGCTATGAGCATCGAAGCCGACCGCAAGCCAGCAGATATACCTTAGACAGCCATCGTAAAATGATACCAGATCAGTAAAAGCACCTCTTCATGAGCTGAGGACTTCTGATTAGATCTATTGCTTCAATACGATGATGGTAAACAATTATTCAAGGCTATGCAACTAACTGAATACTAATCTCATCTCTTCGAAAATGATCAATATCAGCCCGTACTTTTAAGACCGCTTCACCGACGGACGGCCGCTGCCGTTCAAATTCTTCTATGTTATTTGGCTACGCCCGTGTTTCGACCGCCCCGGCGGCCCGGTCAAGATCAGAACTTATCCCTCCAGTTGGATGACCTTAAAAAAGCAGGCTGTCAAAAAATTTTTCAGGACCGGGGTGGCGTCCCACAAGGTCTCCTCGGCCAAAGTACGACCGCAACTTTTAAAGTTATTAGAGGTACTTCGAGAAGGAGACACCATCATAGTTTGGAAATTGGATAGGCTAGGTAGATCGCTCAAAGAACTGTTTACGTTGATCAATGACTTTCAAGCTAAAGACATTGGCTTCCGTAGTCTAAATGATGCGATTGATACCACTACAGCTCAAGGCCGCTTAGTGTTTAATTTATTTGCCTCGCTGGCCGAGTTTGATGGCACCGGCCACCCGGCGTGATATGATCCGGGAACGAACTAAAGCCGGTCTAGCGGCAGCTCGTGCCAGGGGACGAGTAGGCGGCCGACCAAAGGGACTCACAGTTGAGGCCCAAGCGAAGGCACGGGCCGTCAAATCCATATACGCACTCAAAACGCATACAATTCTGGAGATAGGTCAGCTGTTTCACTTAAGCCGAGCAACGGTATATCGGTATTTAGCTTGGAAGGAAGCACACAAAGATTGAGTAGTGAAGGACATTGCTTCATAAAACGGGTGTGGCTGTTGCACAACTCTGCTTCCAACATCGATTTTTCAGCGGCTGAATTGGCGAATGAGATTTTCTACCATTGTCTACCCTGCTTAGTTGAGAAAAAGCACGCCAAAGCCCAGAAAAGTGTCCCCAGAAGCCAATGACCAGTCCACCTTTAGGGCTATGGCCTGGCTGACAATAGACTTGGGCGTGAACTTCATATACTTCTTCAGATTGAAGGCAATAGCCGCCATTAGCATCACCTTGTGAGCCCCGGCTTTGCCGCGTACATTTAGTTTGCGTATGCCGTAGTGCTCCACTAAACTCCCTAAGACCGGCTCAACCGTCTG is a window of Spirosoma linguale DSM 74 DNA encoding:
- a CDS encoding hypothetical protein (KEGG: gme:Gmet_2956 multi-sensor signal transduction histidine kinase) codes for the protein MSTTNQSAQALLASVLRATQNGVLVYQAIRTGGLITDLRLTILNAVAQRDFNKPATDLVGQLCSWLYPVKVKATLFDHYCQIIQTGESARFEYQYQLAAQTTTD
- a CDS encoding TPR repeat-containing protein (PFAM: TPR repeat-containing protein; Tetratricopeptide TPR_2 repeat protein~SMART: Tetratricopeptide repeat~KEGG: hypothetical protein), producing MTVTAQQTAVEFFESGVNRSKSSDFTGALQAFSMAITMNPENAPSYYNRGLAKATLKDHRGAILDYDKAIELNSKDALAYLSRGVSKSRQEDHRGAILDFGRSIELNPDAPQAYYNRGISRSRLDQYQGALTDFSKAIELEPVNAYAYYARAVTKQKLNDFAGSILDFTKVIEISPKRAQAYAGRGTSKVELNDFTGAITDLNKAIELSPQDSESYFHRGYAKGKLDDYKGALPDYERALALKPDHYRAYYGRGFCRSKLGDQKGAVQDFNQAIEVNNVYVETKVVYNGRISHAILDNLRNVVQERDKINELGSERAEAYFSRGVSKHRQGDSKAAIIDLTKAIELNPAYAEAYFTLGLIKSAQGDQKGALTDCNSAIKLKPGYAEVFYVRGLIKHSLGDENGGCLDLSKAGELGYTPAYKVISEYCN
- a CDS encoding signal transduction histidine kinase regulating citrate/malate metabolism (KEGG: gme:Gmet_2956 multi-sensor signal transduction histidine kinase) translates to MEDSIVVSYDNITQLKADAQAARRELVLQQAFEVSINGITFFEAIREKMSAVISDFRLVMINEAGLRMSGYTRQELLGRTLWEIYPATGINGPFSRYVAVCETGQPYMGEVLVVIALFRYPFLLMNFLGEHGMLDGRWLLRGNFN
- a CDS encoding AMP-dependent synthetase and ligase (PFAM: AMP-dependent synthetase and ligase~KEGG: mlo:mll6746 pristinamycin I synthase 3) produces the protein MLPVPALDYQGPTTLPYTPLPEDYLTLPLFTLFIRQVRQRPDKLAIWDGVAGYTYHQLGQYSGRIAQTLGQLKHRQQQPIGIWLENDRQFIAVMLAALAVGRPYVAFDVTMPLAYNLALAKQANIGDMISIAAHKADLQTLEAPVLYLDILPEGGSSSCFQPTATGDSLAYIIYTSGTTGTPKGVYQNQRNLLHDVSQYIDSIHLSAHDRLSLLYSPTVNGALRDIFGTLLTGATLYIRNLRHHGLASLAAFITTYQLTIYHSVPSIFRAFLLTAGSQTFPSVRLVYLAGDRIVNQDVESYKRHFLPHAFLYIGIGSTENATIYRQWFVTHTTRIGDEPLPVGYAVADRRMYLQSTDGSPTPLGETGEIVVESAFMALGYWQNPALTQATFTQTESGRQFRTGDLGRIRPDGLLEFIGRKDRQIKVAGHRIELAAVEAVIRQIPWVQDTVVIGRPVASEYVLVAYLVSRTPSPAMDQAALLEYCRARLPVYMVPKHWESIAEIPLLANFKVDLSALRRLDAQRTLQVNASSSVTPANGSAMTTAGIKRVLKEAWCATGAGLPTAYERNESWRSGGGSSLDAVAFLLKLEAALNVQIPSEWIHSQMIPLALEKQLLKRVGLMPEPLVSSVSRPVIYFFSAFDGLGPGSVELLRDLQTWGEVNLISYPDVTALRFFDIDFESYIATLMIQIASLPPAQVIIGVCSGTYPAHEVARRLYQPSGTSPALVLVDYFAPGQQPITKFATQGLVGLWRSIRSKSPYQLLQAFSRRFLPNRVYRQLKQYHQQDPRRAYKVLERTVRLAFLPQQVYLLRMSENHLDADLGWEGYCGALIIKSFSFSHRGMLRDANHRRILVDSLRHIESEHQVSVR